In the Streptobacillus moniliformis DSM 12112 genome, one interval contains:
- a CDS encoding V-type ATP synthase subunit F, giving the protein MYKIAAIGDRDTVISFKVLGIDVFSIDNFENEEMSIQKIKSTIDYLASNKYGIIFITEEYAKRAEEVLERYKTEVLPMITLIPNNSGSLNLGMSKIDENIEKAIGTNIF; this is encoded by the coding sequence ATGTATAAAATAGCTGCTATTGGAGATAGAGATACCGTGATTTCTTTTAAAGTGCTAGGAATTGATGTATTTAGTATAGACAATTTTGAAAATGAAGAAATGAGTATACAGAAAATAAAATCAACTATAGATTATTTAGCAAGTAATAAATATGGAATAATATTTATTACAGAAGAATATGCAAAAAGAGCAGAAGAAGTTTTAGAAAGATATAAAACAGAAGTTCTTCCTATGATTACATTAATACCTAATAATAGTGGTAGCTTAAATCTAGGAATGTCAAAAATAGATGAAAATATAGAAAAGGCAATAGGAACGAATATCTTTTAA
- a CDS encoding V-type ATP synthase subunit A yields MQHANVFDMVKVGNDKLIGEIIEMRGDRASIQVYEETTGIGTNEPVETTGMPLSVELGPGLLENMFDGIQRPLDKIKQRVGDFLLKGVEVNALDREKIWEFVATKSIGDEVSSGYVLGTVQETEVITHKIMVPIGIEGKIKEIKSGNFTVEDTIAVIETVNGDVNVNMIQRWPVRKGRKYAKKINPDEPLITGQRVIDTFFPVSKGGTACVPGPFGSGKTVVQHQFAKWGDAQVVVYVGCGERGNEMTDVLMEFPEIIDPLTGKSLMQRTVLIANTSNMPVAAREASIYTGITIAEYFRDMGYSVSIMADSTSRWAEALREMSGRLEEMPGDEGYPAYLSSRAADFYERAGKVVCLGEDERIGALTVIGAVSPPGGDISEPVSQSTLRIVKVFWGLDAQLAYRRHFPAINWLNSYSLYQTKVDEWMDKNVDEKFSANRTMAMKLLQEEAGLQEIVRLVGKDTLSFEDQLKLEAAKSIREDYLQQNAFHEQDTYTSLDKQNKMLNMVLHFYNQAQKALKKNVYVNDILELEVREKIARAKYLSEEHIYKIDEINKEVEEKINELISRQGEVM; encoded by the coding sequence ATGCAACATGCTAATGTATTTGATATGGTAAAAGTTGGTAATGATAAGCTTATAGGTGAAATAATAGAAATGAGAGGGGATAGAGCCTCTATACAAGTATATGAAGAAACTACTGGAATAGGAACAAATGAACCTGTAGAAACTACAGGTATGCCGTTATCAGTTGAATTGGGACCAGGACTATTAGAAAATATGTTTGATGGTATACAAAGACCACTTGATAAAATTAAACAAAGAGTTGGAGATTTCTTATTAAAAGGTGTAGAAGTTAATGCCTTAGATAGAGAAAAAATTTGGGAATTTGTTGCTACTAAATCAATAGGTGATGAAGTAAGTTCAGGATATGTATTAGGTACAGTACAAGAAACAGAAGTTATAACTCATAAAATAATGGTTCCAATTGGAATAGAAGGTAAAATAAAAGAAATAAAAAGTGGTAATTTTACAGTAGAAGATACTATAGCTGTTATAGAAACAGTAAATGGTGATGTTAATGTAAATATGATACAAAGATGGCCTGTAAGAAAAGGTAGAAAATATGCTAAAAAAATAAATCCTGATGAACCATTAATTACAGGGCAAAGAGTAATTGATACATTCTTTCCTGTATCTAAAGGAGGAACAGCATGTGTTCCAGGTCCATTTGGATCAGGTAAAACTGTAGTACAACACCAATTTGCTAAATGGGGAGATGCACAAGTAGTTGTTTATGTTGGTTGTGGAGAACGTGGAAATGAAATGACAGATGTTTTAATGGAATTTCCAGAAATTATAGATCCATTAACAGGGAAATCACTTATGCAAAGAACAGTATTAATTGCTAATACTTCAAATATGCCTGTTGCTGCAAGAGAGGCATCAATATATACAGGAATAACTATAGCTGAATATTTTAGAGATATGGGTTATTCAGTTTCAATAATGGCAGATTCTACTTCACGTTGGGCAGAAGCATTAAGAGAAATGTCTGGACGTTTAGAAGAAATGCCTGGAGACGAAGGATATCCAGCATATCTATCATCAAGAGCTGCTGACTTTTATGAAAGAGCAGGTAAGGTTGTTTGCTTAGGTGAAGATGAAAGAATAGGAGCATTAACAGTTATAGGGGCAGTATCACCTCCAGGTGGAGATATTTCAGAACCAGTTTCTCAATCTACATTGCGTATAGTTAAAGTGTTTTGGGGATTAGATGCACAACTTGCATATAGAAGACATTTCCCAGCAATTAATTGGTTAAATTCTTATTCGCTATATCAAACTAAAGTTGATGAATGGATGGATAAAAATGTAGATGAAAAATTCTCAGCTAATAGAACTATGGCTATGAAATTATTACAAGAAGAAGCAGGATTACAAGAAATAGTAAGATTAGTAGGGAAAGATACTTTATCATTTGAAGATCAATTAAAACTTGAAGCAGCAAAAAGCATAAGAGAAGATTACCTACAACAAAATGCTTTCCATGAACAAGATACTTATACTTCTCTTGATAAGCAAAACAAAATGTTAAATATGGTTTTACATTTCTATAATCAAGCTCAAAAAGCATTGAAAAAAAATGTATATGTAAATGACATATTAGAATTAGAAGTTAGAGAAAAAATTGCAAGAGCAAAATATCTATCTGAAGAACATATATATAAAATAGATGAAATCAATAAAGAAGTTGAAGAAAAAATTAATGAACTTATCTCAAGACAAGGGGAGGTAATGTAG
- a CDS encoding OmpA family protein: MVKNLSKKFIKKVVKNIISVLKAVVAVLLNVYFLVNISYSDSGIKDDETKEFEKIYEWINNMRDIDKNVDLDLSIGSVGNYNIATIPHVKKILQIKANKDASNLDNTDVIKWRKKLGIKDNESGNFNKLKFDELNNRINKANSGVASAIATASTLKNLGNGKHTLSGSIGYYGKEAAGAVSYSTHYKNFGFGANASFNSRLEVGAGLGMSYTFGKDDDKPVLNAVEPIVIKEDDGKIRELENKIEMLTMLINNMDKNRDKEIKEIYFISGFDSGKFTLKQEHKNIIDSLISGLKDKEIIVVGYTDTDGTDKYNLNLGLNRAKSVKIYLENKGVKVKETRSAGFNELIRDNKTSENKALNRRVEIMVK, translated from the coding sequence ATGGTTAAAAATTTGAGTAAAAAATTTATTAAAAAAGTAGTAAAAAATATAATTAGTGTATTAAAGGCTGTTGTAGCTGTATTATTAAATGTGTATTTTTTGGTAAACATTTCATATTCTGATTCAGGAATAAAAGATGATGAAACTAAAGAATTTGAAAAAATATATGAATGGATAAATAATATGAGAGATATAGATAAAAATGTTGATCTTGATTTAAGCATAGGAAGTGTAGGAAACTATAATATTGCTACAATTCCACATGTGAAGAAAATATTACAAATTAAAGCAAATAAAGATGCATCTAATCTTGATAATACAGATGTTATTAAATGGAGAAAAAAGTTAGGAATTAAGGATAATGAAAGTGGAAATTTTAATAAGCTAAAATTTGATGAGTTAAATAATAGGATAAATAAAGCTAATTCAGGAGTGGCAAGTGCAATAGCAACAGCATCAACCTTAAAAAATTTAGGGAATGGGAAACATACTTTATCAGGTTCTATTGGATATTATGGAAAAGAAGCTGCTGGAGCTGTTTCATATTCTACACATTATAAGAATTTTGGATTTGGGGCTAATGCTTCATTTAATAGTAGATTAGAAGTTGGTGCAGGTCTTGGTATGTCATATACATTTGGAAAAGATGATGATAAACCTGTATTAAATGCTGTAGAACCAATTGTTATTAAAGAAGATGATGGAAAAATTCGAGAATTAGAAAACAAAATTGAAATGTTGACAATGTTAATTAATAATATGGATAAAAATAGAGATAAAGAAATTAAAGAAATATACTTTATTTCAGGATTTGATTCAGGTAAATTTACTTTAAAGCAAGAACATAAAAATATTATTGATAGTTTAATTTCTGGATTAAAAGATAAGGAAATTATAGTTGTTGGATATACAGATACTGATGGGACTGATAAATATAATTTAAATTTAGGATTAAATAGAGCAAAGAGTGTTAAGATTTATTTAGAAAATAAAGGAGTTAAAGTTAAGGAAACTAGAAGTGCAGGATTTAATGAACTTATTAGAGATAATAAGACTTCAGAAAATAAGGCGTTAAATAGAAGGGTAGAGATTATGGTTAAATAA
- a CDS encoding V-type ATP synthase subunit E yields MISNLENIISKIKIDTDEKISLITEEANKQMNVLKNEFENKLKIEKENITRKFETTKTLELERIASGVELKCKNILLQTKQSLISETIDKLRENLENISVEEMKNFLIHNLEKRTKKFDDEEILIPEKFNSLLALLPNIKVDEKVKNGFIIKYKGIEENFSFDSLIRHKREELEEVIQKYFE; encoded by the coding sequence ATGATATCAAATTTAGAAAATATTATTTCAAAGATAAAGATTGATACTGATGAAAAGATATCTTTGATAACAGAAGAAGCAAATAAGCAAATGAATGTTTTAAAAAATGAATTTGAAAATAAATTAAAAATAGAAAAAGAAAATATTACTAGAAAATTTGAAACAACTAAAACATTAGAACTTGAAAGAATTGCTTCAGGAGTTGAACTAAAATGTAAAAATATTTTGCTTCAAACTAAACAATCTTTAATATCAGAAACAATAGATAAATTAAGAGAAAATTTAGAAAATATTTCAGTTGAAGAAATGAAAAATTTTTTAATTCATAATCTTGAAAAGAGAACTAAAAAATTTGATGATGAAGAAATATTAATTCCTGAAAAATTTAATTCTTTATTAGCTCTATTACCTAATATTAAAGTTGATGAAAAAGTTAAAAATGGCTTTATTATTAAATATAAAGGGATTGAAGAAAACTTTAGTTTTGATAGTTTAATTAGACATAAAAGAGAAGAATTAGAAGAAGTAATACAAAAATATTTTGAATAA
- a CDS encoding V-type ATP synthase subunit B has translation MIKEYKTINEIVGPLMTVEGVEGVSYDELVEVETQNGEIRLGKVLEVNEDKAVLQLFESPAGINMRDSKVRFLGRPLKLRVSEDMIGRVFDGLGREKDNGPKIVAEKSLDINGLALNPVARDYPSEFIQTGVSAIDGLNTLVRGQKLPIFSGSGLPHAELAAQIARQARVLGDGEKFAVVFAAVGITYEEAEFFIEDFKKTGAIDRAVLFINLANDPSVERIATPRMALTCSEYLAFEKGMNVLTIITDLTNYCEALREISAARKEVPGRRGYPGYLYTDLSTLYERAGKLKGKPGSITQIPILTMPEDDKTHPIPDLTGYITEGQIVLSRELYKKNIMPPIDVLPSLSRLKDKGIGKNKTREDHADTMNQLFSAYATGKEAKELAVILGESALSDTDKQFARFATEFEEKYVGQGFTLNRSIIDTLELGWDLLRILPKNELKRIRDEYLEKYLEKKDN, from the coding sequence GTGATTAAGGAATACAAAACAATTAATGAAATAGTTGGACCACTTATGACTGTTGAAGGTGTTGAGGGTGTAAGCTATGATGAATTAGTAGAAGTAGAAACACAAAATGGTGAAATAAGGCTTGGAAAAGTTTTAGAAGTAAATGAAGATAAAGCAGTACTTCAATTATTTGAATCACCAGCAGGAATAAATATGAGAGATTCTAAAGTTAGATTTTTAGGTAGACCTTTAAAATTAAGAGTTTCTGAGGATATGATAGGAAGAGTTTTTGATGGATTAGGTAGAGAAAAAGATAATGGACCTAAAATAGTTGCTGAAAAATCTTTAGATATTAATGGACTTGCATTAAATCCAGTAGCTAGAGATTATCCATCTGAATTTATACAAACTGGTGTTTCTGCAATAGATGGACTAAATACATTAGTAAGAGGACAAAAATTACCAATATTTTCTGGATCAGGTCTTCCTCATGCAGAACTTGCAGCCCAAATTGCAAGACAAGCTAGAGTATTAGGAGATGGAGAAAAATTTGCTGTAGTTTTTGCTGCTGTTGGAATAACATATGAAGAGGCAGAATTTTTTATTGAAGATTTCAAAAAAACTGGAGCTATAGATAGAGCAGTTCTATTTATTAACTTAGCAAACGATCCTTCAGTAGAAAGAATTGCAACACCAAGAATGGCTTTAACTTGTTCAGAATATTTAGCATTTGAAAAAGGAATGAATGTTTTAACAATAATTACAGATTTAACAAACTACTGTGAAGCATTAAGAGAAATTTCTGCTGCAAGAAAAGAAGTTCCAGGTAGACGTGGATATCCAGGTTACCTATATACAGATTTATCAACTCTATATGAAAGAGCAGGTAAATTAAAAGGTAAACCAGGTTCTATTACTCAAATACCTATACTTACTATGCCAGAAGATGATAAAACACATCCAATTCCAGATTTAACTGGATATATTACTGAGGGGCAAATAGTTCTTTCAAGAGAATTATACAAAAAGAATATAATGCCACCTATTGATGTTTTACCTTCACTTTCAAGATTAAAAGATAAAGGTATAGGGAAGAATAAAACAAGAGAAGATCACGCTGATACTATGAACCAATTATTCTCAGCATATGCTACAGGTAAAGAAGCAAAAGAACTAGCAGTAATATTAGGAGAATCTGCATTATCTGATACTGATAAACAATTTGCTAGATTTGCAACTGAATTTGAAGAAAAATATGTTGGTCAAGGATTTACTCTAAATAGAAGTATAATAGATACTCTTGAACTTGGTTGGGATTTATTAAGAATATTACCTAAGAATGAACTTAAGAGAATTAGAGATGAATATTTAGAAAAATATCTTGAAAAAAAGGATAATTAA
- a CDS encoding V-type ATPase subunit, whose protein sequence is MNRNDFILPVSIIKIQEKKLLTEQKLIRMIDTNTLKDILKTLNDTEYAFSMAGVTNDEMYEEILFNETKRVFRFVRELAKKEQGIVDLIALKYEYQNLKLRLKNDYSNSDLEKHILDTGMPKNYFDKNLLIASKEKDLQKASILLDKMYLEDVYRISSDLNEEIFIKYRKAIIDKYNMVTFLRLKKQNKNIDFVENIFVDGGSISKDDIIKIYENETHISVFKKLTIAKYWDRFEKDNNISEIEKMFDNMIINLAIEYRNVTIGPEPIFTYIIAKEYEMKALRLIMSGKLNNIDPELIKERLRGVYV, encoded by the coding sequence ATGAATAGAAATGATTTCATTTTGCCTGTTTCTATAATAAAAATTCAAGAAAAAAAATTATTAACAGAACAAAAGTTAATAAGAATGATTGATACAAATACTTTAAAAGATATTCTTAAAACATTAAATGATACAGAATATGCATTTTCTATGGCAGGGGTAACAAATGATGAAATGTATGAAGAAATCTTGTTTAATGAAACTAAAAGAGTATTTAGATTTGTAAGGGAGCTTGCAAAAAAAGAACAGGGAATAGTAGATTTGATAGCTTTAAAGTATGAATATCAAAATCTTAAGTTGAGATTAAAAAATGATTATTCAAATTCTGATCTTGAAAAGCATATCCTAGATACAGGTATGCCAAAAAATTATTTTGATAAAAATCTTTTAATTGCTTCAAAAGAGAAAGATTTACAAAAAGCGTCAATATTACTTGATAAAATGTATTTGGAAGATGTATATAGAATTTCTAGTGATTTAAATGAAGAAATATTTATTAAGTATAGAAAAGCTATAATAGATAAATATAATATGGTTACTTTCTTAAGATTAAAAAAACAAAATAAAAATATTGATTTTGTAGAAAATATTTTTGTTGATGGTGGAAGTATTTCAAAAGATGATATAATAAAAATTTATGAAAATGAAACACATATATCTGTATTTAAGAAATTAACTATAGCTAAGTATTGGGATAGATTTGAAAAAGATAATAATATTTCAGAAATTGAAAAAATGTTTGATAATATGATAATTAACTTAGCAATAGAATATAGGAATGTTACTATAGGACCAGAACCAATATTTACATATATAATTGCTAAAGAATATGAGATGAAAGCACTTAGACTAATTATGTCTGGTAAATTAAATAATATAGATCCAGAATTGATTAAAGAAAGATTGAGAGGTGTTTATGTATAA
- a CDS encoding V-type ATP synthase subunit K, producing MTLELVLVNLGPALGYLGAALAAILSGIGSAKAVGMVGEAAAGIVIEEPEKFGKSLILQLLPGSQGLYGFVIALLASGQITSATTFSQGVAILMACLPIAFVGLHSALAQAKVSVAGITILAKNEEQQVKGIVYAVMVEIYALLGLVISVILLNNIA from the coding sequence ATGACTTTAGAATTAGTATTAGTAAATTTAGGACCAGCTTTAGGATATTTAGGAGCAGCACTTGCGGCAATATTATCAGGAATAGGTTCAGCAAAAGCAGTTGGAATGGTAGGAGAGGCAGCAGCAGGAATAGTTATAGAAGAACCTGAAAAATTCGGTAAATCATTAATTTTACAATTATTACCAGGATCACAAGGATTATATGGTTTCGTTATAGCATTATTAGCTTCAGGGCAAATTACTTCAGCTACAACATTTTCACAAGGTGTTGCAATATTAATGGCTTGTTTACCTATAGCATTTGTTGGATTACATTCAGCATTAGCACAAGCAAAAGTATCAGTTGCTGGTATAACAATACTTGCTAAAAATGAAGAACAACAAGTTAAAGGTATAGTATATGCTGTAATGGTTGAGATTTATGCACTACTTGGATTAGTAATATCTGTAATCTTATTAAACAATATAGCATAG
- the msrB gene encoding peptide-methionine (R)-S-oxide reductase MsrB, with translation MIFLRKIYLAGGCFWGMQGYFNKILGVINTTVGYANGITSNTSYRELKKTDHVETLEIEYNSNLVRLEELLLRFFKLIDPLSVNKQGGDIGRQYRTGIYYVDPTDIPIINKVYDFVEKKIGSKLVVENEPLREYILAEDYHQNYLDNNPDGYCHINLNAVKDPVFYKIYTKPELNELRQKLSQLEFDISQNSATERPFTSEYEKFDEEGIYINVVTGEPLFISHDKFDAGCGWPSFTRPILTETVNFYEDNSHGMNRIEVKSAKDLAHLGHVFTDGPKDKGSLRYCINGSILRFVPKSKLEEYGYGDYIVLF, from the coding sequence GTGATTTTTTTGAGAAAAATATATTTAGCTGGAGGATGTTTTTGGGGCATGCAAGGTTACTTTAATAAAATACTTGGTGTTATTAATACAACAGTAGGATATGCTAATGGTATTACATCTAATACAAGTTATAGAGAGTTAAAGAAAACAGATCATGTTGAAACATTAGAGATTGAATATAATTCAAATTTAGTTAGACTTGAGGAATTATTACTTAGATTTTTTAAATTGATAGATCCACTATCAGTAAATAAGCAAGGTGGAGATATTGGTAGACAATATAGAACAGGAATATATTATGTTGATCCAACTGATATTCCAATAATAAATAAGGTATATGATTTTGTTGAAAAGAAAATAGGTTCTAAACTTGTTGTTGAAAATGAACCTTTAAGAGAATATATCTTAGCTGAAGATTATCATCAAAATTATCTTGATAATAATCCTGATGGTTATTGTCATATAAATTTAAATGCAGTAAAAGATCCAGTTTTTTATAAAATATATACAAAGCCTGAATTAAATGAGTTAAGACAAAAATTATCACAATTAGAATTTGATATATCACAAAATAGTGCAACAGAAAGACCATTTACATCAGAATATGAAAAATTTGATGAGGAAGGAATATATATTAATGTAGTTACAGGAGAACCACTTTTTATATCACATGATAAATTTGATGCAGGTTGTGGTTGGCCAAGCTTTACAAGACCTATATTAACAGAAACAGTTAATTTTTATGAAGATAATTCACATGGAATGAATAGAATAGAAGTAAAAAGTGCGAAAGATTTAGCTCATCTTGGACATGTATTTACTGATGGACCGAAAGATAAAGGTTCATTACGTTATTGTATTAATGGTTCTATACTTAGATTTGTTCCAAAGAGTAAGTTAGAAGAATATGGTTATGGTGATTATATAGTCTTATTTTAA
- a CDS encoding V-type ATP synthase subunit D, whose translation MARLNVNPTRMELSKLKTKLVTAKKGHKLLKDKQDELMRIFIETIKQNREMRKRVEEKLTGSLRNFAISKSLISESSFEEAVAVPKISFEVNVTKKNVMSVRIPQLTLEKNGNDDDIYPYSFASTSSELDMAVEDLSNIMNELLKLSEIEKSAQLMADEIEKTRRRVNALEYMTIPTLEETIKFIRMKLDENDRGAIIRLMKAGIKN comes from the coding sequence ATGGCTAGATTAAATGTAAATCCAACAAGAATGGAGTTAAGTAAACTTAAAACAAAGTTGGTTACAGCAAAAAAAGGTCATAAATTACTTAAAGACAAACAAGATGAATTAATGAGAATATTTATAGAAACAATAAAACAAAATAGAGAAATGAGAAAAAGAGTAGAAGAAAAACTAACTGGCTCACTTAGAAATTTTGCTATATCGAAATCATTAATTTCTGAATCTTCTTTTGAAGAAGCTGTTGCAGTTCCTAAGATTAGTTTTGAAGTAAATGTAACAAAGAAAAATGTTATGAGTGTTAGAATACCTCAACTTACTTTAGAAAAAAATGGTAATGATGATGATATTTATCCTTATTCATTTGCTTCTACGAGTTCAGAATTAGATATGGCTGTGGAAGATTTAAGTAATATTATGAATGAGTTATTAAAGCTTTCTGAAATTGAAAAATCTGCACAATTAATGGCAGATGAAATAGAGAAAACAAGAAGAAGAGTTAATGCCTTAGAATATATGACTATACCAACTTTAGAAGAAACAATAAAGTTTATTAGAATGAAACTTGATGAAAATGATAGAGGAGCTATCATTAGATTAATGAAAGCTGGAATAAAAAATTAA
- a CDS encoding V-type ATP synthase subunit I has translation MAIVKVEKFNLISFKNELNALLKQLQEFVEVDFRELDLELDNLKSNNKDELEEKIYKLESIIKKIRKYSIKKPLIKSLKEGKKDFSYQELEKYISNIDIDNIVEEINQIFYQKESKIKANEVLLNEIKEYEKWSNLDVTQNDLAKLKNVDVNIGSMSVKNFEKFKLEELILSELEIIDYGKKEVNFIIFSDKNENISEKLRLYNFNKLNLDINKLPSEIKDEKIEKLNNNKLLIENLDKKLNENGIHLEKIEIAYEYYKTILLKENVKEMFKSTDKLSAISGYIPTERKEEFEKRIEKVCDKDYYLTYEEFDENSRDIPIKLDNNEILEPFETLTATYSLPKYKEIDPTILVAPFFWLFFGMMIADFGYGIVMSVLSGISLLLFKLDKNGKLAAKFLFMLGLSTIFWGLIYGSLFGYEFDNPLHFYSPTVNYKPVMVLSIILGIVHIFIALGVKAFLLIRDKKYYDALCDVGFWIVTLISTGYFIYAKFTGIEGNVVNIAKYSMIISMLLIVATGGREVKNIGGRIGLGAYALYGISGYMGDLISYVRLMALGLSGGYIAYAVNMIASMLGNKWYMLIFVGLILLIGHGFNLFLSMLGAYVHTSRLIYVEFFSKFYEGGGKPFKDFKIKEKYINIRNN, from the coding sequence ATGGCAATAGTAAAGGTTGAAAAGTTTAATTTGATAAGCTTTAAAAATGAGCTAAATGCCTTATTAAAACAACTACAAGAATTTGTTGAGGTAGACTTTAGAGAACTTGATTTAGAGTTAGATAATTTGAAATCAAATAATAAAGATGAATTAGAAGAGAAAATATATAAATTAGAGTCTATTATTAAAAAGATTAGAAAGTATTCTATCAAAAAACCTTTAATCAAATCTTTAAAAGAAGGAAAAAAAGACTTTAGTTATCAAGAACTTGAAAAATATATCAGTAATATTGATATAGATAACATAGTAGAAGAAATTAATCAGATTTTCTATCAAAAAGAAAGTAAGATTAAAGCAAATGAAGTATTGTTAAATGAAATTAAAGAATATGAAAAATGGTCTAATCTTGATGTTACTCAAAATGATTTAGCAAAACTTAAAAATGTAGATGTTAATATAGGGAGTATGTCAGTAAAAAATTTTGAAAAATTTAAGTTAGAAGAATTAATTTTATCTGAACTAGAAATAATAGATTATGGGAAAAAAGAAGTTAATTTTATTATTTTTTCTGATAAAAATGAAAATATTTCAGAAAAACTTAGATTGTATAACTTTAATAAATTAAACTTAGATATTAATAAACTTCCTAGTGAAATAAAGGATGAAAAGATTGAAAAACTTAATAATAATAAATTGTTGATTGAAAATCTTGATAAAAAATTAAATGAAAACGGAATACATTTAGAAAAAATAGAAATAGCTTATGAATATTATAAGACAATATTATTAAAAGAAAATGTTAAAGAGATGTTTAAATCTACAGATAAATTAAGTGCTATAAGTGGATATATTCCTACAGAAAGAAAAGAAGAATTTGAAAAAAGAATAGAAAAAGTATGTGATAAAGATTATTATTTAACATATGAAGAGTTTGATGAAAATTCGAGAGATATCCCTATAAAACTTGATAATAATGAGATTTTAGAACCATTTGAAACATTAACTGCAACTTATTCATTACCTAAATACAAGGAAATAGATCCTACTATACTTGTAGCTCCATTTTTCTGGTTATTCTTTGGAATGATGATAGCAGATTTTGGTTATGGTATAGTTATGAGTGTTTTATCAGGAATTTCATTACTATTATTTAAATTAGATAAAAACGGTAAATTAGCAGCTAAATTCTTATTTATGCTAGGTTTATCAACTATATTTTGGGGATTAATATATGGTTCATTATTTGGTTATGAATTTGATAATCCGTTACATTTTTATTCACCAACAGTTAATTATAAGCCAGTAATGGTTCTTTCAATAATACTTGGTATAGTACACATATTTATAGCTTTAGGAGTTAAAGCGTTCTTGTTAATAAGAGATAAAAAGTACTATGATGCATTATGTGATGTAGGATTTTGGATAGTAACATTAATCTCTACAGGTTACTTTATTTATGCTAAATTTACAGGAATTGAAGGAAATGTAGTAAATATTGCAAAATATTCTATGATAATATCTATGTTATTAATAGTAGCTACAGGTGGTAGAGAAGTTAAAAATATTGGTGGTAGAATAGGACTGGGAGCTTACGCTTTATATGGAATTTCAGGTTATATGGGTGATTTAATATCATATGTAAGACTTATGGCACTTGGATTATCTGGAGGATATATAGCTTATGCTGTAAATATGATAGCATCAATGCTGGGAAATAAATGGTACATGTTAATATTTGTAGGATTGATATTATTAATAGGACATGGTTTCAACTTATTTTTATCAATGTTAGGAGCTTATGTACATACATCAAGATTAATATATGTTGAATTTTTCTCTAAATTCTATGAAGGTGGAGGAAAACCATTTAAAGATTTTAAAATAAAGGAAAAATATATAAATATCAGAAATAATTAG